AGTATCAGCTCCACCGCCACTGATCACCTGCGCCGCCGCAGAACCATTCACATTGTGCTGGACTTGTCGAGATTTCTGCTCGATCAAGGCGTCAATCTCCTGCAGAGCCCTCTCATCGAAATCGTCATCGTCGTCCAGACTTCCTGTTGCCGCCGAGAAAGAATCAACCGGAGTAGAAAACTGCGGTTGCCTGATCGGAGTAGTGAACGAATCTTCAATCCGAGTAACGACTGAGCTTGAGCTCTCACAATAGCTAAACTCAGAAACCGCCGAGCTGCGGCGGTTCACGGAAAACGAAGACGGAGTGTTTAACGGCAGCTCAGCAAACGGAGTTCGCCGATTAAGCTGAGGTGGAGTTCGGAATCTGAAATTGAACCGACGATTCAATCAATCATACATAAAACGAACTTCAACAGAGATTTGAGAGTGGATGACTTACTTGCTGTGAAGGAAGTGCGAATCAGGCGAAACGGCGTCGTTGCGGGGGCGTTTCCGGTCGATAAGAGCCTTGGCGGCTCTGAAATTCCGAGAAATCCGGTTCGTTTGGTCCTCCGTTACTCCTCCGCCGTGGATTTGACCGTTTTCTTTCGACATTTCGCGACGGTGGTCCGCCACCCAGTCAGCCCTAAATGACCAAATGTCTGAATTTCGTTTCGGTTTTCCCTCCTATACCGCGGCGGTTCGAAAACCACGGGCCTATTGGGCCTTACCATATTAGCTACCCGGCCCAATAATTTGCCAAGTAAAACTATAAAAGCAAAAGCTCCTCCTTTTTCGGAGGCAAAAAAAAATGGAGGCACTGATAGCATCTTACGGAGAAACCTCGTCGGACTCTGACACCGAGTCGCCGGCGCCACCGCCGGAGAAGAAAACATCTCAAGAATCGACTCCGGTTCTTCCTCCGCCGCCTCTCTCACTTCTCGACTCCCCCAATTCATTAGGTAAGCCTCTAATCTCGATCACTCTCTTCGCTTTTCGATTTGGAATCAGCTATATGAGTTATGCACACCAACTGTTCGACGTTTTGCCTCTGAAGGATTTCTGGACTACTCGGCGAGTCAGGCCAGCAGAGTGAGGAACTTTCCTCATGTGGAAGGCAACTACGCTCTACATGTCTACATTCCAGGTATATTCAACTTCTCTGATTGTCAATTGTGAATTTGTGATAGTAATTTGGGGTTAGGCTTAGGCTTTTTTGTGTGGTTTCAGTTTATATACCGGCGGCACCGAGGAAAGAGATGGCAGTGTTTATGAGGAGGCTGTCATCTGTTGTGCCTGGTCTCCATGCTGTGGATGTTGATGTGCCGCTTGAGGTTTTGTGCAAAGATGAGCACAGGTTTGAGCAGGTGGCGTTAGGGAGGGAGTTTCATATTAGTCTGGGGAGGACTGTGCCGATTCGGGTGCATCAGATTGACTCGTTGGTGGCAATGCTGAAGCAGAAGCTGCAGACTCAGAGGCGGTATGATTGCATTCCCTTGTTTTACATGGTGCTGTGGATTTTCCTTGTTCAGTTTCAGATTTTCGGATTTTAATGCGTGTTGTTTTTTGTGAAACAGTTATTGGATTGATTTTAGCAAGTGGGAGGTTTTTGTTAACGATGATCATACACGCACCTTTGTATCGGTAGAAGTTATCACTGCTGGGTTAGCTGAGGTATGCTGGAGAGTTTTCTCTCTTCATAACAGTTCATAATGTTTTGAATTTGATATGGATGTTAAACTTACCTACTAAATTGCTGAAAATGATCATATTATTGGAACTTTGAATCATTGATTTCTTGCCTGCATGGATATGTTTTCGATATGCTGGATCAAAGATATCTGTACCTCATAGATAATGATGAAATAGTAGAGTGAAAATGTATTGTGTATATGGGGTTTAATGCTATTGCTTGCTAATGCTCACATATATGCTACTGACAGAAATATACGAGACATATTGGAAATCTGAGAAGCTAGGTATAAATGATGTTCCGATTGTGCAAGATTCATGCTACGGACCTCTGAAACATACCTGTTTGAACCAATGACATTTTTAAGACTTCTGATTCCACTTTGTTAGATTCTGTGGACGTACTTGTTTGTGTGTCATGGATGCATGGTTGAGTTAGCTTACATTAGTACAAATGTGATCTGCGTCATTTGATTTCAGATAACAAAGCAGATTCAAGCTGTCAATGAAGTGTATAAGCTTCACAATCTCCCCGAGTTTTACAAGGTTAGCGTTCTTAATACCTTCTGAAAAGCTTATGAATGATAGAGCATGATAGCATGAACATTACTCATTGCTTTTTTCCAATCTTTTGGTGTTGATAACAGGATCCACGCCCTCATATATCAGTGGCTTGGGCATTAGGCGACACTAGGGAATCCCTAAAGAAAGTGGTCGAAGATGAAAGAAGAAAATCTACTGTTGGGGGGTCATTACAGAAATGTATTTTTACCAGTAGATTCAGTGGCATCGAGTGTAAGATTGGCAACAAAACACATAAAATATGTAAATTTTCTGATGAATAATGTATAATCAAATTCATTTTCTTGTATTTCACTGAGGGATTCACTCAGCTTGTGTACTAGGTGACTTCTGTTTGATAAGAGGTATAAAGTCAGATGATTATCAGGAAACCTTGACCATTCATCCACAGTACTTGTGCCTTGATTGCTAATAAATTTCACCTGTGGGGCGGAGAAACTAGCTGAAAGTCCCTACTGAAAATGATGCATATTTTACCACCATGAAGAACTTTCAACCTAAGTTGCAAAAGATAGAAAACTCTTCACTTGCATATTCATAATATTGAACCGTTTGTATATACTTATATTTCAGGGTTCTAGCACAAGAAAATTTGTTTGACAGCAAGAGAAAGATTGTAAGGTGTAACTTGTAAGTAGAGGGACAATATATAGATGCTGAGGAATAACGTTAATCAAAGGGATCAATTCTAGGGTCGTGCTCGCTAGCCATGGCCATCCCAGTGCAAAGGCATGTAGGGCACATAACCTGCCAATCACAGACAAGGAAATCATGAGAACTTGTTACTCAACATAATATATCAGCCATCAGTCGCTTGAAGCGGCTATCCTCAATCTCTATGATTAGCCAAATACATTGATATGGCCAGCAGGAAGAGTTAATTAACAAGCAACACCCAGTAATTAACAGTTTCAAATATCCAACCTTTCCGGCTCCTGAGCAGTTTGAACATCTTTCGGTTTTAGGTGGTGACAGAGGCTGATCTCCACCGTCAATGGTTGATACTGCTTCAGCAAGCACAAGGGTTCCTGTGCTTGAACACCGAGCACAAGCAAGATATCCTACATAAATATACAGTAAGTTAGCATCACCTACGTATAGCTATACACATAAAATAATAAGCAGAGTGAGGACAAGAGTTGAATACTGAACTGAAAATGTGAATACATGTGGGTGTGGGTGTGTGTAGGGATATGAGTTAATAAAGAACTGAATCCTACACTAACTTGGCTAAGAATTGAAACCAAAGAAGGATTCAAACATTTATAGGCAAAGAAGGATTCAAGAATTTGAACCATTTATTGGCAACAAGCTTTAAAAGCATTCCAAAAAAGGATTCAAGTCCTTTAAGAATCTGATCATCATACAAACTTGAGGCACATGAAATATACAGATCGTTTACCAAAAACCAAACACAGAAGTGGATAAAATTTGAATTCATAGTTCATGCCTTATAAAACAACAATGCGTTACTTCTCCGTTTCTCCCTTTGTCATCAAAATGTTGGTTAAAAGCTTCTCACTTCTCTATTATCATCAATATAATGGAGCATACAAGAAAATTGGAACTCTAGCTTCAGATGCCCCATAGATTAAGCTAGAGATGTGCTAACCAATACAAACATCTCACTTATAGACATTAAAAAGCTACAGTAAAACCTATCACAAGAACTCAAATGTCATACCAGTTCCAAGACAATATTTGCATCTCTTATGCTCCTGCAGTTTTACATTGTTTATTTCAACTACCATCAATGCGGAGATCACTCCAACTGCTCCTCCCGAGAAGGATGCAACTATGGGATCAACTTCACTGCAATTTGACAGAAAAGCAGGTTTTTTTTTTGTGAATAACAGAAAAGCAGGTAAATAAATGAAAGTGGAAAAAAAAAACAAAAAAAACAAAACACTTGTATTAGCATGATTAGCTTCATGTCCCCATATATAAAATAGTTTTCTAATGTGTGAAACCTGAACCTCATCAGTTTAGATCGTGTGGTTCCCTCGGTAAAACTTATTACCTTTTGCTACCACATTCAATCTCAAAAATGGTAAGTATCTCACTGAAAGATTCATTTCGAGAAAGGCAATCTGAAATTTCTGGACTTCAAAAAAAATCAATTGTATATCAGGCTACACATACCTCAACTGCATAGGCAGATGCACACTACGTATGAAGTCTTCATATGACGTACCTCCTATTCCCAGCTTCAACTCTAACTGAAATAATAAAAGTTTAGAAACAATTCAATCCACATTGTAAAGAAAACTTCCAAAATAAGATTTCATTTGTTATATTGCCTCACTCTGATTGTTGTCGGACAAAAAAAATTTCAGAAAATGTAATGCTTTTAATCAATTTTAGAAACTTTGAACTAGTCAACATAGTCAATGAATGAATGACTTACAGCGGGTGCTAGGAGGCCTCCGAAAATGATGATTCCCGTGATAAGAGAAAAACAAACAGCATAATACTGCTTAAGGTTTGCTGAAGTCTGCAACAAATGAATTCACCATGTAAGAAAACTTTTATTCCTTAACCTATTCTTTGCCAGGTAACTTAAACCTTCATAACTCATATTAACACTACTGTTCATAGAGGAAACTTACCAAGGGAGGCAAGAATGGAATGAATGATGGGAAGTTTGGAAGTTCATTTTCTTGCTCTTCACTTGACATTCCAAGCTCTGCGTTTTTTATCCTCTGTTGAATCCTCAGCCTGCGGACCTACAAAAATCGAAGTTCATTTAGTCAAAAACCGAAAATTGACAAAATAAAGCCTACTTAGATTGTGGTACAAGTTTCCCACCTCTTCCATATGCAAAAAAATTTTGTTGCGGCGACTCCGAATATTATCTTGAATCTCTTGCAGTTCCATTTTGGCAAAGTCTTGCACTGTTTCAGGTCCCTCTATAATACAGAATCTGCATATTCATATTGAAGCGCCAAACTTTAAGCCACAAAGTGATCCCTCACATCATTGCTAAGTCCAATTGACACCAAAAACCAACAATGCATCCATCAACAACAACTAATCACTAAACTCTTACTTAACAAGAATCAATATGATTGGACATCAGAACCCAAAGAAAAACAAAACTTTAGCAAAAGAGAGAGAGAGTACCCAGATGGGTTAGTTTCAGCTGACTCAGAATTGATAGATTGAGCAAAAGAAGAAGGGTCAGACTCGGACGCCATGGATCGCAACCTGAAGCTTGATTTGTGGTTGAATCTGGAGGTGGAGCCATGCAAACTATACGAACCATAGCGATTTATAGTAGGTGAAACAGCAACCGATCGACCCAGAGAGAGCGAGAGCATGGCTCTAGCTCTATATGAACAACACCCAAAACAGCAGAAACCACTTTGTCTCTGTTTCTACAAAGAATAGCAGAGTACCCCACTCAGTAGTAGCTCACTGAGTTGAACTGAACGAGTTGAGTTGAGTTGAGTTTGGTAATGGAATGGCGACAGGGAATAAAATAGAAGAAGCAGTGCTGAATGTGCGGGGACTTGTCAGCTAGCTAAACAGAAGCTTCAGACTTTCTCAAGAACTGAGTTGGTGAGTGATGCTCATGAAATTGAGATTGATATTTAAATTTAAAAATTAGAAAAAGTAAAAAATCTGGATGGTAATGAATGGAGGGAAAACTGGGTATATTGCAGACCATGAAATATGGGAAAAAATCGTTTTCATTTACTAAGAAAAATAGAGTTTTGAGTGGTCCTGGTAATAGGAATAGGAAATGGAAATTGTGACTGTCCCTTTCTATTTTGGTTGTGTTAGACTTTGAACCAGAAAACAAAGATCAATCTGTTTCATTATCCAATTCTATTGGTGTCTCTTTTACTTGTGTTATTGATTTTTATTCTAAATTTGGTGTCTTTGTGATTGCTGAAATGAAATGAAGCTCAAAATTGGATATTGTGGTGGATTTTTTTGGTGTGAATTGTCATGGTTTTAGTATGATTCATGGATAACGAATTATATATATATTTTTTTTAATTCATTTTTATGGTTGACATGAAGTCGTAAAAGTTCTCACTCGATGCGAAATAACTATAATAGAACACTTTTTCGTTACAAATGAAATATGGATTATATATTTCCTATATTACACGGACACGGATACGGCGACATGATACGTACCGACACGGCGACACGGCAAAACTCAAAAACTGCATTTTCGACACGGCTTGGACACGGCGAATATAATTACTTATTTATATATTTATAATTAATATAAAAAAAACTCAAATATGAATAAATTCATCACATTGCTTAGATAATGTTCTAAATTTAAACAATTCACCCTATCAACAATTGAGCAATATCATTACACTTAACATCACAGTGCAGATGCTTCAATAGCACATTGCCTTACAAATCTATAAGTGGTATCAGAATGATCATAAAATGATTAAAATCTTATATGCTTTTATGTTACTGCAAATGAGACTGCAATCGCCAAACACTTCGAAGCTGAGATTAAGATTGACCTTACACCCAAAGAGAGGGTTTAGGCAGCCGACGGCTGTAGGCGGAGGCGACGTCGGTGGAGGAAGAGTAGTTGTGACAGAGAAAGGCGACGCCGTTCTCGTCGTTCTCGCAGAGCAGCGTCGGCGGAGAAACAATCGCACTGTCAGGGAAAGGCGACGTCGTTCTCGCAGTGACAGAGAACAGCGACGTCGTTCCTCGGCTTCCTTTTTCGTCGTTCCTCTTCTATGCGGCTTCGTTAAAGTGGGCTTCCTTTTCGATTAAGTTTTAAACTTTTAATTCTTTTCTTCTTCTTTTTTCCAGTCAATACACGCTGATGTGGCGTGTCAGACGCTGACGTGGCGTGTCAGACGTTGACGTGGTGTGTCAGTCAACGTGCCCAAAAGTCAACTTTTTAGGACATGTCACATGTCGTATCGGTCACACATTTTGGTGTATTATATCGGTATCGGTGTGTCGAACACTCCGACACTCCAGAGGGGTGGAGTATCGGTGTAACATAATATATTTCATATGTGTTCCTTCATTTTCTATACCATATCTACATTGAGCTTAGAATTTCATATAATCATTTGTACGTGATCATTCTAGATGCATCTGATGTGCAAGTTTGCATTTCCTCCCCTGCAAGTGTCCACTCCTAAGTTCACTTCTTGTTAACCTTCTCAATTCTTACTTCGTTGTGAACTTGTTGATAAATCCATCAAAGTATCGAATAGAGTTGTCTAATTACACTAGTATCTGTGCTCTTACTTGTAACAAAAGCAATGTTGTTGTTTACAAGCACAGGGTTCAACGTGTGGATAACGTGATCAAATATTCAAATAAGAATTTAAGTTTTCACAAAATAAGTGATTCACGGTTAATAAAATTTGTTATAATAGTTAGATCAAAATGATAACAAAGTGTGAGAATTTCTCGTTTGTATGTATGTTCTAAAGAATCTAAATGAAAATTGAAATCTTTATTCATCTAAGAATGTGGTATTATTTAACAAACTAGAGCTTGTGACAATGATGCAACAAACAAAATATGAGAGTTTATTGTTTGTATATATATGTTCCAAAAGAAAGTTGAGATATGTATTCTTATAAGAATGCAGTAGTTATCAAACAAAGCAAGCTCGTAACAATGAAGCAACTCTTTAGGGCTAGGAATTTATCACTTGTAAGTATTCGATACATTAGCCTTTTTATTAACGTAGTAACAACAACTTATTGAAAAATGAAAGAAACACAACGTAACAAGTAAATTTCGTGTAGCTCTTTTATATCTACTGTAATTGCAATAGTTTAGCTCATAGTCTTGCATCTTTGTCATTTGGGATTAATACACGTTGCTCGGATTTAAAGATGCTAAAGCATTGGGCTAAGTGACATTGATATTTCACAAGAAAATAAAATACTTGAGAAAATAACACTCATTGGGCTAAGTGGCAAATCCGAACAATCCAAAATTGGATTGGGCTATTCAGTAACAGATGCTAAAGCCTAGGTTAAACCCTAGCAAGTTTCCCCTATAAAACTAAGACCTTGCAGTCGTGAGGTGCCATTACGCGGCCACAGTCGCCAAGGGCTCTTCAATTTGGCAC
Above is a window of Fragaria vesca subsp. vesca linkage group LG7, FraVesHawaii_1.0, whole genome shotgun sequence DNA encoding:
- the LOC101299625 gene encoding putative U6 snRNA phosphodiesterase-like is translated as MEALIASYGETSSDSDTESPAPPPEKKTSQESTPVLPPPPLSLLDSPNSLGFLDYSASQASRVRNFPHVEGNYALHVYIPVYIPAAPRKEMAVFMRRLSSVVPGLHAVDVDVPLEVLCKDEHRFEQVALGREFHISLGRTVPIRVHQIDSLVAMLKQKLQTQRRYWIDFSKWEVFVNDDHTRTFVSVEVITAGLAEITKQIQAVNEVYKLHNLPEFYKDPRPHISVAWALGDTRESLKKVVEDERRKSTVGGSLQKCIFTSRFSGIECKIGNKTHKICKFSDE
- the LOC101292746 gene encoding uncharacterized protein LOC101292746, whose translation is MLSLSLGRSVAVSPTINRYGSYSLHGSTSRFNHKSSFRLRSMASESDPSSFAQSINSESAETNPSGFCIIEGPETVQDFAKMELQEIQDNIRSRRNKIFLHMEEVRRLRIQQRIKNAELGMSSEEQENELPNFPSFIPFLPPLTSANLKQYYAVCFSLITGIIIFGGLLAPALELKLGIGGTSYEDFIRSVHLPMQLSEVDPIVASFSGGAVGVISALMVVEINNVKLQEHKRCKYCLGTGYLACARCSSTGTLVLAEAVSTIDGGDQPLSPPKTERCSNCSGAGKVMCPTCLCTGMAMASEHDPRIDPFD